In Humulus lupulus chromosome 6, drHumLupu1.1, whole genome shotgun sequence, a single genomic region encodes these proteins:
- the LOC133781933 gene encoding probable CoA ligase CCL11, with protein MEKLKPNPANSSPLTPLSYLERAAVVYGDCPSVVYNGTTYTWSETNTRCLRVASSIATWLGVKRGQVVSVISPNVPAMYELHFAAPMAGTVLNTINTRLDARMVSVMLLHSESKLVFVDQLSVKLILDAVSRFPANTPIPRLVLIRDQDAVSSSSSSSSKNTDSFYCEYEDLVERGDPAFQWLKPADEWQPMILNYTSGTTSAPKGVVHCHRAIFIVTLDSLVDWSVPKQPVFLWTLPMFHANGWCYPWGTAAVGATNICLRKFDGPIIFDLIQRHGVTHMCGAPVVLNMLLNTPNVETLRNPVQILTAGSPPPAAVLHRTESLGFNVSHGYGLTEVAGVVVSCAWKNKWNRFPATERSRLKARQGVKTPAMAEIDVIDPSSRVSVKRDGLTMGEIVLRGGCVMLGYLKDSTATAKAVKDDGWFYTGDVGVMHSDGYLEIKDRSKDVIISGGENVSSVEVESILYGHPAVDEAAVVARPDKIWGETPCAFITLKKGSRVRPTEKEIVGYCREKLPHYMVPKVVVFRDELPKTSTGKIQKSILKDIAKTMDWSRN; from the coding sequence ATGGAGAAGCTAAAGCCAAACCCGGCAAACTCATCCCCTCTAACTCCACTCAGCTACCTCGAAAGGGCGGCCGTTGTCTATGGCGACTGCCCTTCTGTTGTTTACAACGGCACCACTTATACGTGGTCAGAGACCAACACCCGTTGTCTCCGTGTGGCTTCCTCCATCGCAACATGGCTTGGAGTCAAGCGTGGTCAAGTCGTATCTGTCATCTCTCCCAACGTTCCGGCCATGTACGAGCTCCACTTCGCAGCTCCCATGGCCGGCACCGTTCTCAACACCATCAACACCCGCCTCGACGCTCGCATGGTCTCCGTCATGCTTCTTCATTCAGAATCCAAGCTCGTCTTCGTTGACCAGCTCTCTGTCAAGCTAATACTCGACGCCGTCTCCAGGTTCCCAGCAAACACTCCAATCCCTCGCCTCGTATTAATCCGTGATCAGGACGCGGTCTCGtcttcctcatcttcatcttcaaagAACACGGATAGCTTTTATTGCGAGTATGAGGATCTAGTAGAGAGAGGAGATCCCGCATTTCAGTGGTTAAAGCCGGCAGACGAGTGGCAGCCGATGATACTAAACTACACCTCTGGAACGACTTCAGCTCCGAAGGGAGTTGTTCACTGTCACAGAGCTATTTTCATCGTCACACTTGACTCACTCGTCGACTGGAGTGTGCCCAAACAGCCAGTCTTCTTATGGACACTGCCTATGTTTCACGCTAACGGTTGGTGTTACCCGTGGGGGACAGCGGCGGTCGGCGCCACCAACATATGCCTTCGAAAATTCGACGGCCCGATCATCTTTGACCTCATCCAACGGCATGGTGTGACTCACATGTGTGGAGCACCGGTGGTGCTCAACATGTTATTAAACACTCCCAATGTTGAAACTCTCAGGAACCCCGTTCAAATCCTAACGGCCGGGTCTCCGCCGCCTGCGGCAGTGCTCCACCGAACCGAGTCGCTTGGTTTTAATGTCAGTCATGGGTACGGGTTGACGGAAGTGGCCGGAGTCGTGGTATCTTGCGCTTGGAAGAATAAATGGAATCGTTTTCCGGCAACGGAGCGTTCCCGGCTTAAGGCTCGGCAAGGGGTGAAGACTCCGGCGATGGCTGAAATTGATGTTATTGATCCAAGTTCAAGAGTGAGTGTAAAGAGAGATGGTTTAACAATGGGGGAAATAGTTCTCAGAGGCGGTTGCGTAATGCTCGGTTACCTCAAAGATTCAACGGCCACGGCGAAAGCTGTAAAAGACGATGGATGGTTTTACACGGGCGATGTGGGAGTTATGCACTCGGACGGGTATTTGGAGATCAAGGACAGGTCCAAGGACGTGATCATAAGCGGCGGAGAGAACGTGAGCAGCGTGGAGGTAGAGTCGATTCTGTACGGCCATCCGGCTGTGGACGAGGCGGCGGTGGTAGCTCGGCCCGACAAAATCTGGGGTGAGACGCCGTGTGCGTTTATAACGTTGAAGAAAGGTTCGAGGGTGAGACCGACGGAGAAggagatagttggttattgtagAGAGAAGCTGCCTCATTATATGGTTCCGAAAGTTGTGGTGTTCAGAGATGAACTTCCGAAGACTTCAACTGGGAAAATTCAGAAATCTATTTTGAAAGATATTGCCAAAACCATGGATTGGAGTAGGAACTAG